In the Helianthus annuus cultivar XRQ/B chromosome 11, HanXRQr2.0-SUNRISE, whole genome shotgun sequence genome, one interval contains:
- the LOC110869774 gene encoding uncharacterized protein LOC110869774 encodes MDRNTEDNDKRVEWLHSEQYAAAGNIFGEPQKTTRIGNEYQAQIPSLNTKNELSHLMELPLCHDANTNDHKSGMEDCGISDEESWSAIEQDSFLLGLYIFGKNLRVVNKFMGNKGMPNVLSYYYGKFYRSDEHRKWSLYRKKRSRKSIPGKRIFSGWRRHELLSRLLTKVTDECKSSLTQVVRAFEEGKLSLEKYVYTLRDTVGMNLLIESVAIGKRKQDLISKTKRIPKNKHVQSALSSLKTDEIVDSLKDRIGLSKARLDELFWDVVWPRLLARGWHSEQPKSYGFQNSKNSLVFLAPGVTKYSRRSLEKGSQYFDSFTDVLNKVASEPHLLERDPDGDQLVEPRVKQDVDDEQDSMKYTIVDTSMVGLVKVMQTSTSVCGETEHDTMEESHNEDMNRNTLEDKDSPVCEMVNNGEPVRKLKLVFKQKTKRQRVNNIGRSNTSDDDEAIEKTLCSEDKRTRIVIDLNKRRVGPDADGGDDSLSSAKQSDSTELTTNNQTELLNAGTNGQRQSTRNRALTTKALEALANDFLNPKKRRRGLEDGTRRRVRGKTALVSSCGVRYINNLGDGVLTT; translated from the exons ATGGATAGAAATACGGAAGATAATGATAAACGCGTCGAGTGGCTCCATTCTGAACAGTATGCTGCTGCTGGTAACATCTTCGGAGAGCCACAAAAGACCACCCGCATCGGGAACGAATACCAGGCACAAATCCCGTCTTTGAACACAAAAAACGAGCTATCACACCTCATGGAGTTACCCCTATGTCATGATGCCAATACTAATGATCATAAATCTGGTATGGAAGATTGTGGAATATCAGATGAAGAATCTTGGAGCGCGATTGAACAGGATAGTTTTCTTCTTGGTTTATATATATTCGGCAAGAATCTGCGCGTTGTAAACAAATTTATGGGCAATAAAGGAATGCCAAATGTTCTGTCTTATTACTATGGGAAATTTTATAGAAGCGACGAGCACCGGAAATGGTCATTGTATAGGAAGAAACGAAGCCGTAAGTCCATACCCGGGAAACGGATTTTCAGTGGGTGGAGGCGACACGAGCTTTTGTCGCGGTTACTTACTAAAGTCACAGACGAATGCAAAagtagtttgacacag GTCGTTAGAGCGTTTGAGGAGGGAAAACTTTCATTGGAGAAATACGTATATACTTTACGGGATACTGTCGGCATGAATCTTCTTATAGAATCCGTAGCCATCGGAAAACGGAAACAAGACCTTATTAGCAAGACCAAAAGGATACCCAAAAACAAGCACGTTCAATCAGCACTCTCGTCACTTAAAACTGACGAAATTGTCGATAGTTTGAAGGACCGAATCGGGCTAAGCAAAGCGCGATTAGACGAACTCTTTTGGGACGTCGTGTGGCCTCGTCTTTTAGCAAGAGGGTGGCACTCTGAGCAGCCGAAAAGCTACGGTTTTCAAAACTCGAAGAATTCTTTAGTGTTTCTTGCACCTGGTGTAACGAAGTATTCTAGAAGGAGTTTGGAGAAAGGAAGTCAATATTTTGACTCGTTCACCGACGTCCTGAATAAAGTGGCGTCTGAACCGCACCTTCTTGAACGTGATCCTGACGGGGACCAGTTGGTGGAGCCGCGTGTGAAACAAGACGTAGATGATGAGCAAGATTCGATGAAGTATACGATCGTGGATACCAGTATGGTCGGGCTCGTTAAAGTTATGCAAACGTCGACTAGTGTTTGTGGAGAAACCGAACATGACACAATGGAAGAATCTCATAATGAAGATATGAATCGTAACACGTTGGAAGATAAAGATTCACCGGTTTGTGAAATGGTGAACAACGGTGAACCGGTAAGGAAACTGAAGTTGGTTTTCAAACAAAAAACAAAGCGTCAACGGGTCAATAATATTGGACGAAGCAACACGAGTGATGACGATGAAGCCATAGAAAAAACGTTGTGTTCTGAGGACAAGCGTACAAGGATAGTGATAGACTTGAACAAGCGTCGAGTGGGTCCAGATGCGGATGGCGGTGATGACTCATTATCTTCTGCTAAACAGTCGGATTCAACTGAATTAACTACCAACAACCAGACTGAATTGTTGAATGCTGGTACCAATGGTCAAAGGCAGAGTACAAGAAACCGTGCGTTGACCACGAAAGCATTGGAAGCTCTTGCTAATGATTTCCTGAACCCAAAAAAGCGGAGGAGAGGGTTGGAGGATGGGACCCGTAGGCGTGTTCGTGGTAAAACCGCTCTTGTCTCGAGTTGCGGTGTGCGTTACATAAACAACTTGGGTGATGGAGTCTTAACAACTTGA